The following nucleotide sequence is from Sebaldella sp. S0638.
GAGCTTGTAGAGATTTTTCAGTGGAGAAATCCTGAGGAGATGAATGATGAGGATCTGGAAAATATAAAATTTGAACTTGCCGATGTCCTTATTTATGTCTTCTTTATGTGCGATAAGCTGGGAATTGAACCTTATGAAATTATTCGGGAAAAAATGGAGATTAATAAGGGGAGGGTTTTTAAATTTTGAAAATTCATCTTCTTTCAAGTTAAAAACCCTATTTTTAATGTAT
It contains:
- a CDS encoding nucleotide pyrophosphohydrolase, coding for MTYEDIRDELREFVKERNWEKFHNLKDLALSVSIEASELVEIFQWRNPEEMNDEDLENIKFELADVLIYVFFMCDKLGIEPYEIIREKMEINKGRVFKF